A window from Primulina eburnea isolate SZY01 chromosome 2, ASM2296580v1, whole genome shotgun sequence encodes these proteins:
- the LOC140820934 gene encoding LOW QUALITY PROTEIN: aminodeoxychorismate synthase, chloroplastic-like (The sequence of the model RefSeq protein was modified relative to this genomic sequence to represent the inferred CDS: deleted 1 base in 1 codon) — translation MSFTLCSPSSEISLSCRENISRNKNLNSFLSSAFNRVGDLDKNGNFQIQKGVLKKAIVKSHLIPGSLEGSNLARKRLHEPSSKLNLLRTLLIDNYDSYTYNIFQELSIINGLSPVVIHNDEWSWEELHHFLYEKMAFDNIVISPGPGSPACAADIGICLRLLLEGSDIPILGVCLGHQALGFVHGADVVHAPEPIHGRLSDIEHNGCQLFHGIPSGLNSGFKVVRYHSLVVDQRSLPKELIPIAWASSSDTFHFSEFRTPMILIGPVDSKVSTKFFLTRSEKRLRWHSLSSEELQSRKILMGIMHLHRPHYGLQFHPESIATCHGRQIFQNFAAITKDYWFRLKSSPNSRRNVKYAACMQVPNETQFFQDVSRSKHSVNGFSNEKPASMHNMMNLSHSPKTVKYLKLKWRKLECPVSQVGGDKNMFCELFGDCEAGNTFWLDSSSTEMSRARFSFMGGKGGPLWRQLTFTLLSKSDVSCKCGGSLLIEDAEGCTSTSFLEDGFFDFLNKELQSFCYDASDYEGLPFDFYGGYVGYIGYDLKVECGVSSNHHKSSAPDACLFFADNLVVVDHLHDDIYITSILDNDTTKTLWLDEVERKLLDMKVRLLRKSSSFLSQVSTNASFGETFSAEKSREQYMEDIEKCQKLIRNGESYELCLTTQMTKKVGEINSLGLYPNLREKNPAPYSAWLNFPKENLCVCCSSPERFLRLDRNGVLEAKPIKGTIARGPSKGEDELNRLKLQYSEKDQAENFMIVDLLRNDLGRICEPGSVHVPHLMDIESYSTVHTMVSTVRGKKQSNVSAVECVRAAFPGGSMTGAPKLRSMEILDSLESCSRGIYSGCIGYFSYNQTFDLNIVIRTVVLHKGEASIGAGGAITALSNPMDEYEEMLLKTKAPTNSVIDYQISTSNTSPVEF, via the exons ATGAGTTTCACTTTGTGTTCACCTTCATCTGAGATCTCATTATCTTGTCGTGAGAACATTTCCCGAAACAAGAATTTGAATTCTTTTCTTTCTAGTGCTTTTAATAGAGTTGGTGATTTGGATAAGAATGGCAATTTTCAAATACAGAAGGGAGTTCTGAAAAAAGCCATAGTTAAGAGCCATTTAATTCCTGGGAGCTTGGAAGGATCGAATTTAGCAAGGAAGCGGCTGCACGAACCGTCTTCGAAGTTGAATTTGTTAAGAACCTTGTTGATTGATAATTATGACAGTTACACCTATAATATTTTCCAGGAGCTCTCCATCATCAATGGAT TGTCTCCAGTGGTGATTCATAATGATGAATGGTCTTGGGAAGAGCTTCATCATTTTCTATATGAAAAAATGGCATTTGACAATATTGTGATATCTCCTGGTCCTGGTTCTCCGGCATGTGCTGCTGACATAG GGATATGCCTAAGGCTCCTGCTTGAAGGCAGTGACATCCCCATCTTAGGTGTTTGCCTAGGCCATCAG GCTTTAGGTTTCGTGCATGGTGCTGATGTCGTCCATGCTCCTGAACCTATTCATGGACGATTGAG TGATATTGAACACAATGGTTGTCAATTGTTCCATGGGATTCCTTCTGGCCTAAATTCTGGATTCAAG GTGGTTCGGTATCACTCCCTTGTTGTCGACCAAAGATCACTTCCAAAAGAACTCATACCTATTGCATGGGCCTCGTCCTCTGACACA TTCCATTTCTCGGAATTCAGAACTCCAATGATTTTGATAGGACCGGTGGACTCCAAAGTTTCCACTAAGTTTTTTTTGACAAGATCGGAGAAAAGATTGCGATGGCATTCATTGAGCTCCGAGGAGTTACAGAGTAGAAAGATACTCATGGGCATCATGCACTTACACAGGCCTCATTATGGCTTACAG TTTCATCCAGAGAGCATCGCTACTTGTCATGGGCGGCAAATATTCCAAAATTTTGCTGCAATCACCAAGGACTATTGGTTTAGATTGAAATCATCCCCAAATAGCAGAAGGAATGTTAAATATGCTG CATGCATGCAGGTGCCTAACGAGACTCAATTTTTCCAAGATGTTTCGAGAAGCAAGCATTCGGTGAATGGATTCAGTAATGAGAAACCTGCAAGCATGCATAACATGATGAACCTATCGCATTCACCAAAAACTGTAAAGTATTTGAAATTGAAATGGAGAAAACTTGAATGCCCTGTGAGCCAAGTCGGTGGAGACAAAAACATGTTCTGCGAGCTGTTTGGTGATTGCGAGGCTGGAAATACCTTTTGGCTGGATAGTTCCTCAACAGAAATG AGCAGGGCTCGCTTTTCGTTTATGGGGGGTAAAGGTGGGCCACTTTGGAGACAATTGACATTTACATTATTGAGCAAGAG CGATGTTTCGTGTAAATGTGGAGGCAGCCTGTTAATTGAAGATGCTGAGGGCTGTACTTCAACTTCCTTTCTGGAAGATGGATTTTTTGACTTTTTGAATAAG GAGCTCCAGTCATTCTGCTATGATGCATCAGATTATGAAGGATTACCTTTTGATTTTTATGGCGGTTATGTTGGTTACATTGG GTATGATCTTAAAGTTGAATGTGGTGTTTCATCTAATCATCATAAGTCAAGTGCCCCTGATGCCTGCCTTTTTTTCGCGGACAATCTTGTGGTGGTGGATCACCTGCATGATGATATTTATATCACATCCATACTTGACAACGACACTACCAAAACCCTATGGCTTGATGAGGTCGAACGGAAGCTTCTCGATATGAAAGTTCGTCTATTAAGAAAGTCTTCATCATTTTTATCTCAAGTTTCTACTAATGCCTCGTTTGGAGAGACTTTTTCAGCCGAGAAATCAAGGGAGCAATACATGGAAGACATAGAGAAATGCCAGAAACTTATTAGAAATGGAGAAAGCTATGAGTTATGTCTTACTACACAGATGACTAAGAAAGTGGGGGAAATAAATTCTCTGGGACTTTACCCCAATCTTCGAGAAAAAAATCCTGCCCCATATTCTGCCTGGCTCAATTTTCCAAAAGAAAATTTGTGTGTATGCTGTTCATCACCTGAGAGGTTCCTAAGGTTGGATAGAAATGGTGTTTTAGAAGCGAAACCGATTAAAGGTACCATAGCTCGTGGCCCATCAAAGGGGGAAGACGAGTTGAACAGATTAAAATTGCAGTACAG TGAAAAAGATCAAGCCGAAAATTTTATGATTGTTGACCTTCTAAGGAATGACCTTGGACGCATCTGTGAGCCAGGTTCGGTTCACGTGCCTCATCTTATGGACATCGAGTCATATTCTACTGTTCACACTATGGTAAGCACAGTACGAGGCAAGAAACAATCGAATGTCAGTGCTGTCGAGTGTGTTAGAGCTGCTTTTCCTGGCGGCTCAATGACAGGTGCACCAAAGTTAAGATCAATGGAAATTCTCGACTCTCTTGAAAGTTGTTCCAGAGGCATTTATTCTGGATGCATCGGGTATTTCTCTTATAACCAGACCTTTGATCTCAATATTGTCATCAGAACTGTAGTCTTACACAAAGGCGAGGCTTCCATTGGAGCTGGCGGTGCCATTACAGCTCTTTCGAATCCCATGGACGAGTACGAAGAAATGCTATTGAAAACCAAAGCACCAACCAATTCTGTGATCGATTATCAGATATCAACCTCTAATACTTCTCCAGTTGAATTCTAG
- the LOC140820945 gene encoding uncharacterized protein: protein MAPLAPKSGDAIFASVERVNAELFTLTYGAMVRQLITDLEEVEEVNKQLDQMGYNIGIRLVDEFLAKSNVSRCVDFKETAEVIAKVGFKMFLGVTASVTNWDVEGTTCSIILEDNPLVDFVELPDTCQGLYYCNILSGVIRGALEMVSMKTEVTWLRDMLRGDDVFELQVKLLKQIPEEYPYKDDE from the exons ATGGCTCCCTTAGCTCCTAAATCTGGCGACGCCATTTTCGCTAGCGTTGAACGCGTG AATGCGGAGCTTTTCACTCTGACATACGGTGCTATGGTGCGCCAACTGATCACCGATCTGGAAGAGGTCGAGGAGGTTAACAAGCAGCTCGATCAAAT GGGCTATAATATTGGAATCCGTCTCGTTGATGAATTTCTTGCGAAATCAAATGTTTCTAGATGTGTGGATTTTAAGGAAACTGCGGAAGTCATTGCAAAG GTTGGATTCAAAATGTTCCTGGGTGTCACTGCATCTGTTACGAACTGGGATGTTGAGGGAACGACCTGCAGTATAATTTTGGAGGATAACCCACTTGTAGATTTCGTCGAGCTTCCTGATACCTGTCAAGGTCTTTACTATTGCAATATTCTAAGTGGAGTAATCAGAGGAGCTCTTGAGATG GTGTCTATGAAAACTGAGGTCACATGGCTACGTGACATGCTTAGAGGGGATGATGTATTTGAGTTGCAAGTCAAACTTCTGAAGCAAATTCCCGAGGAATACCCATATAAAGACGACGAGTAA
- the LOC140820955 gene encoding patatin-like protein 6 isoform X2: MACVDFEKINNHAVEMQEPSVDTDKLSYEIFSILESKFLFGCDDDKFWVPKQVAEQPQSRHDAVVNGENGVQSMKNQRGKICILSVDGGGMHNILSGKALSYLETALKNRSGDANARIADYFDVAAGSGVGGIFTAMLFATNDQKRPIFDADDTWKFLAAEGNKFYRSAKPRNSKGNIFKRVFSKTGVAGSATSGLEKAMRDAFKDEKTGRSLTLKDTLKPVLIPCYDLTSTAPFLFSRADALETDSFDFNLWEVCMATSAEPGLFDPVCMRSVDGSTRCVAVDGGLAMNNPTAAAITHVLHNKQEFPFVRGVDDILVLSLGAGEQLLPGSFDYDQVKKWKAKDWARPLAWISSSGSAELVDHAVAMAFGQSRASNYVRVQGNGSDTNRCGAATDSDASLSKVKMLIGAADDMLKQKNVESVLFNGKRIGEESNFEKLDWFAEQLVLEHQRRSCRIAPTVAFKQATPKPS, translated from the exons atggcgtgtgttgattttgaaaagatTAACAATCATGCGGTTGAAATGCAAGAACCCAGTGTCGATACGGATAAATTGAGCTACGAGATTTTCTCCATATTGGAGAGCAAGTTCTTGTTTGGCTGCGATGATGACAAGTTTTGGGTTCCAAAGCAGGTGGCAGAGCAGCCGCAAAGCCGGCATGATGCCGTTGTAAATGGTGAAAACGGGGTGCAGTCTATGAAGAACCAGAGGGGGAAGATATGTATTCTCAGCGTTGATGGAGGTGGGATGCACAACATTCTATCGGGCAAAGCGCTGTCGTATTTGGAAACGGCACTGAAGAATCGGTCGGGGGATGCAAACGCCAGAATCGCTGATTATTTCGACGTCGCCGCCGGCAGCGGTGTCGGTGGGATTTTCACCGCCATGCTATTCGCCACCAACGATCAGAAGCGGCCGATTTTCGACGCCGACGACACCTGGAAGTTCCTCGCGGCGGAGGGAAACAAATTCTATCGCTCTGCCAAACCGCGCAACTCCAAGGGCAATATCTTCAAGCGGGTTTTCAGCAAAACCGGCGTCGCCGGTTCGGCTACCTCCGGTTTGGAGAAGGCGATGAGAGACGCGTTCAAGGATGAAAAAACTGGGCGGAGCTTGACCTTGAAAGACACGCTGAAACCAGTTTTGATCCCATGCTACGATCTCACCAGCACGGCGCCGTTTCTGTTCTCCAGAGCTGATGCTCTCGAAACAGACAGCTTCGATTTCAACCTCTGGGAGGTGTGTATGGCTACGTCAGCCGAACCCGGTTTGTTCGACCCGGTTTGTATGAGGTCGGTTGACGGGTCGACCCGTTGCGTGGCCGTGGACGGTGGGCTGGCCATGAACAACCCCACGGCGGCGGCTATCACGCACGTGCTGCATAACAAACAGGAGTTCCCTTTCGTGAGGGGggttgatgatattttggtgctTTCCTTAGGAGCCGGCGAGCAGCTCCTGCCCGGCAGTTTCGACTACGACCAGGTCAAGAAATGGAAGGCGAAGGACTGGGCTCGGCCCCTGGCCTGGATTTCCAGCTCCGGCTCGGCGGAGTTAGTGGACCACGCCGTGGCAATGGCTTTCGGTCAGAGCCGTGCCAGCAATTACGTCCGCGTTCAG GGTAATGGATCCGATACGAACCGATGTGGCGCTGCTACCGATTCAGACGCTAGCCTGAGCAAAGTAAAAATGCTAATAGGAGCAGCTGATGACATGCTGAAGCAGAAAAATGTCGAATCGGTCCTCTTTAACGGGAAGAGGATCGGAGAAGAAAGCAATTTCGAGAAACTGGACTGGTTTGCCGAACAACTTGTGTTAGAGCATCAGAGGAGGAGTTGTAGAATAGCTCCCACTGTTGCATTCAAGCAAGCTACCCCAAAACCTTCTTAG
- the LOC140820955 gene encoding patatin-like protein 6 isoform X1, which produces MACVDFEKINNHAVEMQEPSVDTDKLSYEIFSILESKFLFGCDDDKFWVPKQVAEQPQSRHDAVVNGENGVQSMKNQRGKICILSVDGGGMHNILSGKALSYLETALKNRSGDANARIADYFDVAAGSGVGGIFTAMLFATNDQKRPIFDADDTWKFLAAEGNKFYRSAKPRNSKGNIFKRVFSKTGVAGSATSGLEKAMRDAFKDEKTGRSLTLKDTLKPVLIPCYDLTSTAPFLFSRADALETDSFDFNLWEVCMATSAEPGLFDPVCMRSVDGSTRCVAVDGGLAMNNPTAAAITHVLHNKQEFPFVRGVDDILVLSLGAGEQLLPGSFDYDQVKKWKAKDWARPLAWISSSGSAELVDHAVAMAFGQSRASNYVRVQSQGNGSDTNRCGAATDSDASLSKVKMLIGAADDMLKQKNVESVLFNGKRIGEESNFEKLDWFAEQLVLEHQRRSCRIAPTVAFKQATPKPS; this is translated from the exons atggcgtgtgttgattttgaaaagatTAACAATCATGCGGTTGAAATGCAAGAACCCAGTGTCGATACGGATAAATTGAGCTACGAGATTTTCTCCATATTGGAGAGCAAGTTCTTGTTTGGCTGCGATGATGACAAGTTTTGGGTTCCAAAGCAGGTGGCAGAGCAGCCGCAAAGCCGGCATGATGCCGTTGTAAATGGTGAAAACGGGGTGCAGTCTATGAAGAACCAGAGGGGGAAGATATGTATTCTCAGCGTTGATGGAGGTGGGATGCACAACATTCTATCGGGCAAAGCGCTGTCGTATTTGGAAACGGCACTGAAGAATCGGTCGGGGGATGCAAACGCCAGAATCGCTGATTATTTCGACGTCGCCGCCGGCAGCGGTGTCGGTGGGATTTTCACCGCCATGCTATTCGCCACCAACGATCAGAAGCGGCCGATTTTCGACGCCGACGACACCTGGAAGTTCCTCGCGGCGGAGGGAAACAAATTCTATCGCTCTGCCAAACCGCGCAACTCCAAGGGCAATATCTTCAAGCGGGTTTTCAGCAAAACCGGCGTCGCCGGTTCGGCTACCTCCGGTTTGGAGAAGGCGATGAGAGACGCGTTCAAGGATGAAAAAACTGGGCGGAGCTTGACCTTGAAAGACACGCTGAAACCAGTTTTGATCCCATGCTACGATCTCACCAGCACGGCGCCGTTTCTGTTCTCCAGAGCTGATGCTCTCGAAACAGACAGCTTCGATTTCAACCTCTGGGAGGTGTGTATGGCTACGTCAGCCGAACCCGGTTTGTTCGACCCGGTTTGTATGAGGTCGGTTGACGGGTCGACCCGTTGCGTGGCCGTGGACGGTGGGCTGGCCATGAACAACCCCACGGCGGCGGCTATCACGCACGTGCTGCATAACAAACAGGAGTTCCCTTTCGTGAGGGGggttgatgatattttggtgctTTCCTTAGGAGCCGGCGAGCAGCTCCTGCCCGGCAGTTTCGACTACGACCAGGTCAAGAAATGGAAGGCGAAGGACTGGGCTCGGCCCCTGGCCTGGATTTCCAGCTCCGGCTCGGCGGAGTTAGTGGACCACGCCGTGGCAATGGCTTTCGGTCAGAGCCGTGCCAGCAATTACGTCCGCGTTCAG TCGCAGGGTAATGGATCCGATACGAACCGATGTGGCGCTGCTACCGATTCAGACGCTAGCCTGAGCAAAGTAAAAATGCTAATAGGAGCAGCTGATGACATGCTGAAGCAGAAAAATGTCGAATCGGTCCTCTTTAACGGGAAGAGGATCGGAGAAGAAAGCAATTTCGAGAAACTGGACTGGTTTGCCGAACAACTTGTGTTAGAGCATCAGAGGAGGAGTTGTAGAATAGCTCCCACTGTTGCATTCAAGCAAGCTACCCCAAAACCTTCTTAG